A genomic region of Micromonospora sp. NBC_01796 contains the following coding sequences:
- a CDS encoding RyR domain-containing protein: MPGRSLGEPPRAPTMDVLRVLFALIGVASFVCGYLGLQEYFLNLEPPVRAHPSDLLYYDLQLFVLGSPPLDDGGPFPLLLNIARFSAPAVTVYAFIEAGRLVFQTELRRLRVRQARNHVIVCGDGLIANTLARRLRAGGDRVVSVPSGAVAAEPDTRRIARAARDPDVLGAAGVGRARALYACTDDSAANTAIALAAARHGRYGRRSPLSVYAEVADPELCLALQARHLGLAGQPGARVDFFHIDDLAARKLLSQEPPVPVNGEPPRVVVIGATNFGRSVLVELARRWRLRDPGDERPVPVALVDEAAGRAHDQLVERFPFLSRICRITAYDGGLTELLAAGGFPMPPDRVFICYDDEQRALKTALTAEQLWHGAPGSVVVRLDRLASLREAFGGSGERLLDDLSGTLRLYGVVRAACDPELIGDDLARVIHESYVAARLRRGERPENTPTLVAWESLTESLRIANRAQAEDFGSKLRELGCVLSPRVGPGEEYTLTEPDVIRLAVLEHRRWMAERTAAGWRYGEPRDDDRRLHPALVAWEKLSTEMRERNHDVIRAMPTILADAGFRIVRLREA; this comes from the coding sequence GTGCCCGGCAGGAGCCTCGGCGAACCCCCGCGCGCCCCGACCATGGACGTGCTGCGGGTGCTCTTCGCCCTGATCGGGGTGGCCTCCTTCGTCTGCGGCTACCTGGGTCTACAGGAGTACTTCCTCAACCTCGAGCCGCCCGTACGCGCGCACCCGTCCGACCTGCTCTACTACGACCTGCAACTGTTCGTGCTCGGCTCACCGCCACTGGACGACGGCGGGCCGTTCCCACTGCTGCTGAACATCGCCCGGTTCAGTGCCCCCGCCGTCACCGTCTACGCGTTCATCGAGGCCGGCCGTCTGGTCTTCCAGACCGAACTGCGACGGCTGCGGGTCCGCCAGGCCCGCAACCACGTGATCGTCTGCGGTGACGGCCTGATCGCCAACACCCTCGCCCGGCGCCTGCGGGCGGGCGGCGACCGGGTGGTGTCGGTCCCCTCGGGTGCGGTGGCCGCCGAACCGGACACCCGCCGCATCGCGAGGGCGGCCCGGGACCCCGACGTGCTGGGGGCGGCCGGGGTCGGACGGGCCCGTGCCCTGTACGCCTGCACCGACGACAGCGCGGCCAACACCGCGATCGCGCTCGCCGCCGCCCGGCACGGGCGGTACGGCCGGCGCAGCCCGCTCTCCGTCTACGCGGAGGTCGCCGACCCGGAACTCTGCCTCGCCCTACAGGCCCGGCACCTCGGTCTGGCCGGGCAGCCCGGCGCCCGGGTGGACTTCTTCCACATCGACGACCTGGCCGCGCGCAAGCTGCTGAGCCAGGAGCCGCCGGTGCCGGTCAACGGTGAACCACCACGGGTGGTGGTCATCGGCGCGACCAACTTCGGCCGCTCCGTACTGGTCGAACTGGCTCGACGGTGGCGGCTGCGGGATCCGGGCGACGAGCGGCCGGTGCCGGTCGCCCTGGTCGACGAGGCGGCCGGTCGGGCACACGACCAGCTCGTCGAACGTTTTCCCTTCCTGTCCCGGATCTGCCGGATCACCGCGTACGACGGGGGGCTGACCGAACTCCTCGCCGCCGGAGGGTTCCCGATGCCACCCGACCGGGTGTTCATCTGCTACGACGACGAGCAACGGGCGCTCAAGACGGCGCTGACCGCGGAGCAGTTGTGGCACGGCGCACCCGGCTCGGTGGTGGTCCGGCTGGACCGGCTGGCCAGTCTCCGGGAGGCGTTCGGCGGTTCGGGTGAGCGGCTGCTCGACGACCTGTCCGGCACCCTGCGCCTGTACGGCGTGGTCCGGGCGGCGTGCGACCCGGAGCTGATCGGGGACGACCTCGCCCGGGTGATCCACGAGAGTTACGTCGCCGCGCGGCTGCGGCGCGGCGAGCGCCCCGAGAACACCCCGACGCTGGTGGCGTGGGAGTCGCTGACGGAGTCGCTGCGGATCGCCAACCGGGCCCAGGCGGAGGACTTCGGCAGCAAGCTGCGCGAGTTGGGCTGTGTCCTGTCGCCACGGGTCGGGCCGGGCGAGGAGTACACCCTGACCGAGCCGGACGTGATCCGGCTGGCGGTGCTGGAACACCGGCGCTGGATGGCGGAGCGGACCGCCGCCGGCTGGCGCTACGGTGAACCGCGCGACGACGACCGACGGCTGCATCCGGCGCTGGTCGCCTGGGAGAAGCTCAGTACGGAGATGCGCGAGCGCAATCACGACGTCATCCGGGCGATGCCCACGATCCTGGCCGACGCCGGGTTCCGGATCGTACGGCTGCGTGAGGCGTGA
- a CDS encoding C39 family peptidase: MTTFSQWLPAIAKTSAVRKGALTAASLAFVGGAIAGPLGATAQAAPAAQPAPAMTTVAHVTSDRGHDDNGHGKDADRDKDKGHGKDAGRTMSAKELKNDYQAQPNFYWCGPAATRNALSADGHHLTQDELAKKLGTTVEGTPSAEDTTRVLNEVVGGDKYKTTAIPDSKAKPEQMDKLQADVKRAVDDNRAVVANIIGTGTDTDGVSHSYEGGHYLAVVGYRDDGRAVKISDSANPNNSSYWMSTIDMANWIATRGYSA, encoded by the coding sequence ATGACTACCTTTAGTCAGTGGCTACCGGCCATCGCAAAGACCTCCGCAGTTCGTAAGGGCGCACTGACCGCCGCAAGCCTCGCGTTCGTCGGCGGCGCCATCGCCGGCCCCCTGGGTGCCACCGCGCAAGCGGCTCCGGCCGCCCAGCCGGCCCCGGCCATGACCACCGTCGCCCACGTGACCTCGGACCGCGGTCACGACGACAACGGTCACGGCAAGGACGCCGACCGTGACAAGGACAAGGGTCACGGCAAGGACGCCGGTCGCACCATGTCGGCCAAGGAACTCAAGAACGACTACCAGGCGCAGCCGAACTTCTACTGGTGTGGTCCGGCCGCGACCCGGAACGCGCTGAGCGCCGACGGGCACCACCTGACCCAGGACGAGCTGGCCAAGAAGCTCGGTACCACCGTCGAGGGCACCCCCTCGGCCGAGGACACCACCCGGGTGCTGAACGAGGTTGTCGGCGGCGACAAGTACAAGACCACCGCGATCCCGGACAGCAAGGCCAAGCCGGAGCAGATGGACAAGCTCCAGGCTGACGTCAAGCGCGCGGTCGACGACAACCGTGCCGTGGTGGCCAACATCATCGGTACCGGGACCGACACCGACGGGGTCTCGCACTCCTACGAGGGCGGCCACTACCTGGCCGTGGTCGGTTACCGCGATGACGGTCGGGCCGTGAAGATCTCCGACTCGGCCAACCCGAACAACTCGTCGTACTGGATGAGCACCATCGACATGGCCAACTGGATCGCCACCCGCGGTTACTCGGCCTGA
- a CDS encoding cytochrome P450 family protein yields the protein MTGQATSNPPSSPFTAAFVADPYPTYAALREAGPVHRIPLPDGTTAWLVTRYAEVRAALADPALSLDKANSDGTWRGFSLPPALDANLLNMDPPNHTRIRRLIRAAFGPQRIADLRPRVEAAAEELLDRIAADGRADLVADYAGPLPVTVICDLLGVPAQDRAALRGWTDVMLTPPADDPRAAGRVVVQLQEFMVRLIAEKRREPGDDLLSAMIAARDTGSDGGTDRLSEDELTSLAFLVLFAGYENSVHLIGTGILALLRHPKQLDGLREAPEVPAAVVEELLRYEPPSPVALRRFPVTEVEIGGVTIPAGATVLLGVAAANRDPRRFDNPELLDVSRPDNGQLTLGHGIHYCVGAPLARLELQVAVGAVLRRFPKLALAVDPAELAWRPNFRTRGLRSLPVTF from the coding sequence GTGACCGGACAAGCCACCTCGAACCCGCCGTCCTCGCCGTTCACCGCGGCCTTCGTCGCCGACCCGTACCCGACCTACGCGGCGCTGCGGGAGGCCGGGCCGGTGCACCGGATCCCACTGCCGGACGGGACGACCGCCTGGCTGGTGACCCGCTACGCGGAGGTACGCGCGGCGCTCGCCGACCCGGCGCTCTCCCTGGACAAGGCGAACTCGGACGGTACGTGGCGCGGCTTCTCCCTGCCCCCGGCGCTGGACGCGAACCTGCTCAACATGGACCCGCCCAACCACACCCGGATCCGCCGCCTGATCAGGGCGGCCTTCGGCCCGCAGCGGATCGCCGACCTGCGCCCGAGGGTGGAGGCGGCGGCGGAGGAACTGCTCGACCGGATCGCCGCCGACGGCCGGGCCGACCTGGTTGCCGACTACGCCGGCCCGCTGCCGGTGACGGTCATCTGCGACCTGCTCGGGGTGCCGGCGCAGGACCGGGCCGCGCTGCGCGGGTGGACCGACGTGATGCTCACTCCACCGGCGGACGACCCCCGGGCCGCCGGCCGGGTGGTGGTGCAGTTGCAGGAGTTCATGGTCCGGCTGATCGCCGAGAAGCGCCGTGAGCCCGGCGACGACCTGCTCTCCGCGATGATCGCCGCGCGGGACACCGGTTCGGACGGCGGCACCGACCGGCTCAGCGAGGACGAGCTGACCTCGCTCGCCTTCCTGGTCCTCTTCGCCGGCTACGAGAACTCCGTACACCTGATCGGCACCGGCATCCTCGCCCTGCTGCGCCACCCGAAGCAGCTCGACGGCCTGCGCGAGGCACCCGAGGTGCCCGCCGCCGTGGTCGAGGAACTGCTGCGGTACGAGCCGCCGTCGCCGGTGGCGCTGCGCCGGTTCCCGGTCACCGAGGTGGAGATCGGCGGGGTGACCATCCCGGCCGGGGCGACTGTGCTGCTCGGGGTGGCCGCCGCGAACCGCGATCCGCGCCGGTTCGACAACCCGGAACTGCTGGACGTGTCCCGGCCCGACAACGGGCAGTTGACCCTGGGCCACGGCATCCACTACTGCGTCGGCGCTCCGCTCGCCCGGCTCGAACTCCAGGTCGCCGTCGGTGCCGTGCTGCGGCGCTTCCCGAAGCTGGCACTCGCGGTCGACCCGGCCGAACTGGCCTGGCGGCCCAACTTCCGTACCCGTGGTCTGCGTAGCCTGCCGGTCACTTTCTGA
- a CDS encoding aconitate hydratase — protein sequence MKEYDVASLDTFGAKSQLRVGDASYEIFKISKVAGQDRLPYSLKILLENLLRTEDGANITADHIRELGGWDPDADPSVEIQFTPSRVLMQDFTGVPCVVDLATMREAVRDLGGDPTRVNPLAPAELVIDHSVIADLFGRADAFARNVELEYERNRERYQFLRWGQTAFNEFKVVPPGTGIVHQVNIEYLARTIMERNGQAYPDTVVGTDSHTTMVNGLGVLGWGVGGIEAEAAMLGQPVSMLIPRVVGFKLSGEAPTGTTATDLVLTITEMLRKHGVVGKFVEFYGPGVGAVPLANRATIGNMSPEYGSTVAIFPIDAETIRYLQLTGRSEQQVALVEAYAREQGLWHDPAAEPNYSERLELDLSTIEPSLAGPKRPQDRVPLGNAKTMFRSALINYVGDDNPVAHGPADEASEESFPASDPPANGINDPDDAPRDLISAATGAKGRASAPITVTGDDGTEFELDHGAVVIAAITSCTNTSNPQVMIGAALLARNAVERGLNRKPWVKTTLAPGSKVVMDYYERAGLTPYLEKLGFHLVGYGCTTCIGNSGPLPEAVSHAVNERDLSVVSVLSGNRNFEGRINPDIKMNYLASPPLVVAYALAGTMDIDLANEPIGLGSDGQPVYLRDIWPNSTEIEEVIASAVRSEMFTADYADVFAGDERWQGLPTPTGDTFAWAGDSTYVRKPPYFEGMAREPQPVVDITNARVLAKLGDSVTTDHISPAGSIKADSPAGRYLADHGVARHEFNSYGSRRGNHEVMIRGTFANIRLRNQLVPGVEGGFTVNHLTGDQSSIFDASVAYQEAGVPLVILSGKEYGSGSSRDWAAKGTMLLGVRAVIAESYERIHRSNLIGMGVLPLQYPVDVTAETLGLTGTETFTITGVTALNSGEVPRTVRVSTDTGVEFDAVVRIDTPGEADYYRHGGILQYVLRRMIAS from the coding sequence GTGAAGGAGTACGACGTGGCGAGCCTCGACACCTTCGGTGCGAAGAGCCAGCTACGCGTCGGAGACGCGAGCTACGAGATTTTCAAGATCAGCAAGGTGGCCGGTCAGGACCGCCTGCCGTACAGCCTGAAGATCCTGCTGGAGAACCTGCTCCGCACCGAGGACGGCGCGAACATCACCGCCGACCACATCCGTGAGCTGGGCGGATGGGACCCGGACGCGGACCCGAGCGTGGAGATCCAGTTCACCCCGTCCCGGGTGCTGATGCAGGACTTCACCGGGGTCCCCTGCGTCGTCGACCTGGCCACCATGCGCGAGGCCGTACGCGACCTCGGTGGCGACCCGACCCGGGTCAACCCGCTCGCCCCGGCCGAACTGGTCATCGACCACTCGGTCATCGCCGACCTGTTCGGCCGTGCGGACGCCTTCGCCCGCAACGTCGAGCTGGAGTACGAGCGCAACCGCGAGCGTTACCAGTTCCTGCGCTGGGGCCAGACCGCGTTCAACGAGTTCAAGGTCGTACCGCCGGGCACCGGCATCGTGCACCAGGTGAACATCGAGTACCTGGCCCGCACCATCATGGAGCGGAACGGCCAGGCCTACCCGGACACCGTGGTCGGCACCGACTCGCACACCACGATGGTCAACGGCCTCGGCGTGCTCGGCTGGGGCGTCGGCGGCATCGAGGCCGAGGCCGCCATGCTCGGCCAGCCGGTCAGCATGCTGATCCCCCGGGTCGTCGGCTTCAAGCTCTCCGGCGAGGCCCCGACCGGCACCACCGCCACCGACCTGGTGCTCACCATCACCGAGATGCTGCGCAAGCACGGTGTGGTCGGCAAGTTCGTCGAGTTCTACGGCCCCGGCGTCGGCGCGGTGCCGCTGGCCAACCGGGCCACCATCGGCAACATGTCGCCCGAGTACGGCTCCACCGTCGCCATCTTCCCGATCGACGCCGAGACCATCCGCTACCTGCAGCTCACCGGCCGCAGCGAGCAGCAGGTCGCGCTGGTCGAGGCGTACGCCAGGGAGCAGGGCCTCTGGCACGACCCGGCCGCCGAGCCGAACTACTCCGAGCGACTCGAACTCGACCTGTCGACCATCGAGCCGTCGCTGGCCGGACCGAAGCGCCCGCAGGACCGGGTGCCGCTGGGCAACGCCAAGACGATGTTCCGCTCGGCCCTGATCAACTACGTCGGCGACGACAACCCGGTCGCCCACGGCCCGGCCGACGAGGCGAGCGAGGAGTCGTTCCCGGCCAGCGACCCGCCGGCCAACGGGATCAACGACCCCGACGACGCGCCCCGCGACCTGATCTCGGCCGCGACCGGCGCGAAGGGACGGGCCAGCGCCCCGATCACGGTCACCGGCGACGACGGCACCGAGTTCGAACTCGACCACGGCGCGGTCGTGATCGCCGCGATCACCTCCTGCACCAACACCTCGAACCCGCAGGTGATGATCGGTGCGGCCCTGCTCGCCCGCAACGCCGTCGAGCGCGGTCTGAACCGCAAGCCGTGGGTGAAGACCACCCTCGCCCCGGGCTCCAAGGTGGTCATGGACTACTACGAGCGCGCCGGGCTCACCCCGTACCTGGAGAAGCTCGGCTTCCACCTGGTCGGATACGGCTGCACCACCTGCATCGGCAACTCCGGCCCGCTGCCCGAGGCGGTCTCCCACGCGGTCAACGAGCGTGACCTGTCGGTGGTCTCCGTGCTGTCCGGCAACCGGAACTTCGAGGGCCGGATCAACCCGGACATCAAGATGAACTACCTCGCCTCGCCGCCGCTGGTGGTGGCGTACGCGCTGGCCGGCACGATGGACATCGACCTGGCCAACGAGCCGATCGGGCTCGGCTCCGACGGTCAGCCGGTCTACCTGCGCGACATCTGGCCGAACTCGACCGAGATCGAGGAGGTCATCGCGAGCGCGGTGCGCAGCGAGATGTTCACCGCCGACTACGCCGACGTCTTCGCCGGTGACGAGCGCTGGCAGGGCCTGCCCACCCCGACCGGTGACACCTTCGCCTGGGCCGGTGACTCGACCTACGTACGCAAGCCCCCGTACTTCGAGGGCATGGCCCGCGAGCCGCAGCCGGTCGTGGACATCACCAACGCGCGGGTACTGGCCAAGCTCGGCGACTCGGTCACCACCGACCACATCTCGCCGGCCGGCTCGATCAAGGCCGACTCCCCGGCCGGTAGGTACCTGGCCGACCACGGCGTGGCCCGGCACGAGTTCAACTCGTACGGTTCCCGCCGGGGCAACCACGAGGTGATGATCCGGGGCACCTTCGCCAACATCCGGCTGCGCAACCAGCTCGTGCCGGGCGTCGAGGGCGGCTTCACGGTCAACCACCTGACCGGTGACCAGAGCTCGATCTTCGACGCCTCGGTCGCCTACCAGGAGGCGGGCGTACCGCTGGTCATCCTCTCCGGCAAGGAGTACGGCTCCGGCTCGTCGCGTGACTGGGCGGCGAAGGGCACCATGCTGCTCGGCGTACGGGCGGTCATCGCCGAGTCGTACGAGCGGATCCACCGGTCGAACCTGATCGGCATGGGCGTGCTCCCGTTGCAGTACCCGGTCGACGTGACCGCCGAGACCCTGGGGCTCACCGGCACCGAGACGTTCACCATCACCGGGGTGACCGCGCTCAACAGCGGCGAGGTCCCGCGTACGGTCCGGGTCAGCACCGACACCGGGGTCGAGTTCGACGCGGTGGTACGGATCGACACCCCGGGCGAGGCCGACTACTACCGCCACGGCGGCATCCTGCAGTACGTCCTGCGCCGGATGATCGCCAGCTAG
- a CDS encoding PadR family transcriptional regulator, giving the protein MVVNEQDTGQDNERQTQLLRGALDMCLLALLAKEPAHGYELVRRVEAAGFDAVGYGTIYPLLTRMRRLGLVADELQASPSGPPRKVYALTDAGRTRLRTWSRQWTNFVGIVNATLTDSTPSGPRS; this is encoded by the coding sequence ATGGTAGTGAACGAGCAGGACACCGGGCAGGACAACGAGCGGCAGACCCAACTGCTGCGCGGCGCCCTGGACATGTGCCTGCTCGCCCTGCTCGCCAAGGAGCCGGCCCACGGCTACGAACTGGTCCGTCGGGTCGAGGCCGCCGGCTTCGACGCGGTCGGCTACGGCACGATCTACCCGCTGCTGACCCGGATGCGCCGTCTCGGCCTGGTCGCCGACGAGTTGCAGGCCAGCCCGAGCGGGCCACCACGCAAGGTGTACGCGCTCACCGACGCGGGCCGTACCAGGCTGCGTACCTGGAGTCGGCAGTGGACCAACTTCGTCGGCATCGTCAACGCGACCCTCACCGATTCCACCCCGTCCGGCCCGAGGAGCTGA
- a CDS encoding S1 family peptidase, translating to MRRSPFLVLLAVVLLLAAPTAAQARPAAPEAVDPARAAAILADVRTAGTVWGLDPATGRMTLTVDDTVGAERVAALRATADRAGAVVRHEPGRLTTLIAGGQGIQVNSAGRCSLGANVRSGSTHFFITAGHCTILGGTWYAQGNQAPVLGTRVGTSFPGNDYGLVRYTNGAIPHPSAVYTYPGLLPSNGIANAYVGQRVCRSGSTTGVRCGTVVALNQTVNYSQGSVHGLIRTNICAEPGDSGGPLYDPANGNVLGILSGGSGNCTSGGTTYYQPIAEILAAYGVTLP from the coding sequence ATGCGCCGTTCCCCGTTCCTCGTCCTGCTCGCGGTGGTGCTCCTGCTCGCCGCACCGACAGCCGCCCAGGCCCGACCCGCCGCACCCGAAGCCGTCGACCCGGCCCGGGCGGCGGCGATCCTCGCCGACGTACGCACCGCCGGCACGGTCTGGGGACTCGATCCGGCCACCGGCCGGATGACCCTCACCGTCGACGACACGGTCGGCGCCGAGCGGGTGGCCGCGCTCCGGGCGACCGCCGACCGCGCCGGTGCGGTGGTACGCCACGAGCCGGGCCGGTTGACCACCCTGATCGCCGGGGGGCAGGGCATCCAGGTCAACAGCGCGGGGCGGTGCTCACTGGGTGCGAACGTGCGCAGCGGCAGCACCCACTTCTTCATCACCGCCGGGCACTGCACCATCCTCGGCGGCACCTGGTACGCCCAGGGAAACCAGGCGCCCGTACTCGGCACCCGGGTCGGGACCAGCTTCCCGGGCAACGACTACGGCCTGGTCCGGTACACCAACGGCGCGATCCCGCACCCCAGCGCCGTCTACACCTATCCCGGCCTGCTGCCGTCGAACGGGATCGCCAACGCCTACGTCGGCCAGCGGGTCTGCCGCAGCGGCTCCACCACCGGGGTCCGGTGCGGGACGGTGGTCGCGCTCAACCAGACCGTGAACTACTCCCAGGGTTCGGTCCACGGGCTGATCCGTACCAACATCTGCGCCGAGCCGGGCGACAGCGGCGGGCCGCTCTACGACCCGGCCAACGGAAACGTACTCGGCATCCTCTCCGGCGGCAGTGGCAACTGCACCAGTGGCGGCACCACCTACTACCAGCCGATCGCCGAGATCCTCGCCGCGTACGGCGTGACCCTGCCCTGA